The following is a genomic window from Bacteroidia bacterium.
GACAGCGATCTGACGTTCCGCGAGTTGACCATCGTGAAGAGCAGTTTCCTGAACATCCTGACCGGCATTCATCATTCACGCATCAAGTATCCGAGCGAGGAAGATGCGAAAGCGGCGAAAAAGATCGCGGAGCGCACGTCGAGGCTCCTTAACCTCCCATCCACAGCCGATGCGCTGCAACAGCGTCTGAAAAAACTCGATTCGTTCTGACCCATGCCCTCGTTTGCATCCGTTCTTACGGCATTCAAAACCTACATTGCTCTCGAACGCGGCTTCGCCTCCAACTCCATCGATGGCTACATGCGCGACATCGTTCGTTATACACAATGGATGGCAGATCAGGGCGGGATCGACAATCCCGGCCACATCAGCATGACCGATGTGACGCGTTACCTGAAACTCCTGGCAGATACCGGTCTTGCCGCAGCTTCCCTCTCGCGCACGATTTCGACCATCCGGCATTTCCATCGCTTCCTCCTCGACGAGGGCTACGCGCAGACGAATGCAGCCGAACTGATAGATACACCCGCGCTCACCAGGCATCTCCCCATGGTGCTGACGCAGGATGAAATGCTGCGCATTCTCGAGCAACCGGATACCTCCACTACGCTGGGCACACGCGACAAAGCGCTCCTCGAAATGCTGTACGCAACCGGAATGCGCGTCTCCGAGCTCATCTCCCTCGCATTTGAACACTTCCTCCTGCCGGAAGCCTTGATACGTATTCTCGGAAAAGGCGGCAAGGAGCGCATCGTTCCGGTGGGAAGAGAAGCGATTGAGCGGACACAGCGCTATATTACACATGTCCGTCCCCGACTCAGCAGGCGGGACAAACCAACAACAGTCATTTTTCTCAATCACCGGGGCGGTCCGCTGACACGGATGTCCATATTGAATTTCGTAAAGAAGTACGCATTATCCGCAGGTATCGCGACAGACGTGCACCCGCACACGTTCAGGCACAGCTTCGCAACGCATTTACTCGAAGGCGGAGCCGATTTACGATCCGTACAGGAGATGCTCGGGCACTCCGATATCAGCACAACGCAGATCTATACGCACATTGACCGTGACTATCTTAAAGAAGTCCACACCACCTACCATCCACGCGCCTGAATGTATTTCCCTGTGAGCTCCACATGTTCATTTCGTTCGAAGGAATAGATTTCTGCGGCAAGACGACGCAGATAGAGCGTCTGGCCAGCATCATGGAAAAGAGAGGCGAGCGATGCCTGCTCGTCCGGGAACCCGGCGGAACGGTGTTGTCGGAACAGATCAGAGCGATGTTGCTGGACAAGGGACACATCGCGATGCATGCGGTAACGGAATTGCTCCTTTTTTCCGCCGCCAGATCTCAACTCGTGCAGGAGATCATCATTCCGGCACTGCAGCGAGGGGAGCATGTGATTGCAGATCGCTTCTTCGATTCCACAACCGCCTATCAGGGTTTTGGGCGGGGTCTGGACATAGAACGCATACTCTCGCTGCATGATACCGCTGCGCATGGAATCATACCCGATCGCACGCTGTTCATCGATATCAGCGTTGAAGAAAGCTTCAGACGCCGCGTCGCCGACGGCAGAGCAACGGACCGGATGGAACAGGCTGATTTCACCTTTTTCGAACGCGTGAGAAATGGCTATCACGCGCTCGCACGGCGTTACCCGGGCAGGATCACCTTGCTCGACGGCATGCAAAGCATCGACGCGATAGCGCATCGCATCGAATCCCTGCTCTCTTCTCCAGAAAAGGACGCAATGCAGTGATACGCAACATCTTCATGCACAGACTAGGAATCACGGCACTCGCACTCGGCGTCGCCGCTTTTCTGCTTGCCGCAGGCGATGCGGATCTGCAACGACTGCTGCGAGGTCAGGAACTCATCGTGACGATGTACCGTCTCATTCTGTCGGATCATGTCGAGGAAATTCCCCCTGACGACTTGCTGGAGGCCGCGACGAAAGGGATGTTCAGCGCTATCGATCCCTATGCGGAATTTATCGAGGAACGTGGCAGCGCGGAGATGGACATCCTCAACCGCGGGTCGTATGGAGGGCTCGGGATAAAGGTCCTGACATGGAATAATAAGCACTACGTCAGCTTTGTCTACGATGCCGTCAGGACGCTCACGGAGCTGCGCCCCGGCGACATGATCGTGCAGGTGGATTCCATTCGCTTACTCAACGGCAGTGCACGCGACATGCGTGAATTGCTGCGCGGAACACCCGGCACACCGGTGTCGATTCGGATAGTGCGTCCTGGTACATCCGATACTCTCACAATCAACACGATGCGGCGCAGTGTCGAGGTAACACCGCTCGCGTATGCCGAGCTTCTCGACAACGAGATCGCGTACGTCAAGCTCGCGCGATTCTCCCGTTTCGCCGCAGATTCCTTGCGGACCACCTTGCGCGGCATGATGCGCGAAAAACCACTCAAGGGCGTCATACTCGATCTTCGCGACAATCCCGGTGGACTGCTCGAGAGTGCGGTAGCTGTCGTAAGTCTCTTCGTGCCTCCCGGTCAACCCGTTGTCAGCATGCGGGGGCGTGATCCTTCCAAGGAGCGGCATTATGCTTCACTGCCCTCCCCCATCGCCGAGAACATACCCATCGCCGTGCTCGTCAACAAGCGCAGCGCAAGCGCCAGCGAGATCGTCGCGGGCGCTATTCAGGATCTGGATCGTGGTATCGTGCTCGGGAACCGTACCTTCGGCAAGGGTCTGGTGCAGAACATTCTTCAGATGAATTACCGGACCTCGCTGAAACTGACCACGGCAAAATATTACCTCCCCTCGGGTCGCTGCATTCAACGATTTCAGTACGTGGGAGGGAAAGCTGTCACCGCAGAAGGAATAGACAGCATCGGAGCTACGTTCCGCACTCTGAAACTCGCACGCACGGTCAGACAGTCCACCGGCATCGTACCGGATCTGTCGGTACCGGACGATTCCCTGCAAGGCCCACTGCGTTGTCTCAATACTGCGCACGCCGTGTTCTTTTTTGTGAGCGATTATCTCAATACCCATGCCCGGGCACTTCCCCAGGGCGAAGCAGCACTTCAGCGGGAGTTCTCCGGATGGCTTGCCCGCAACGATCACTGTCTGGATACCGAACTCCAGGATCAGTATTCCGCACTGTTACAGCACGCCGAGCAATACCACGTTGACAAAGCTGCCCTCAACGCGCTGCGTGCCCTCGAAGGCAGGCTTGTCGTGGACAGCGATCTCGTTGTCAGGAAATACTGGAAGTGGCTGAAGCGCGAGATTGAACTGGAATTCGCACTGCAATCTTCTGGTGAACGTGCGCAGATCGTTCGCGCACTTCAGGACGATCAACTGGCGCAGACCGCCAGGGCATTGCTCCGCGATGACAAGCGGTTTCACGCAACGCTTAAAAGCGGTCCGGAGTACTGATTTGATTTGCCTGACGCGATTCCCTGAACGCGTCATCGCAGCATGACACCTGGCACCATAACCCTGCGTCTGCCGCCTTCACGGCAGCAGGTGCATGGTATCCCGTCCGCATCGCAAAAACAGTGGACACTCGGGTGATACCCGGTCACTTCCTCTTCACCATCCACAGAACATTCTTGACGTCTGCTGAATGACAGCACTCCCGAGCCTGGACCCGGGAGTACTCTATGATCATCTCGTGCATGTCAGCAGTTGCCGCCGAAACGAAGCCAGTGCTGCTTAATACGTCCACAGTGAACACGTGCGATGAAATTGTCGATGTATGCTGCGCTTCCGGGGCCATCCTTGTGATAGAATCATGCTCGAAGGCGTCGCACGCAATCAGGGGAATACCTCCCCAAATCTCTCGGTAGCGGTGCTCGTCTGCGAGGACGTTCAAAAGGAGTCCGCTGTACAATGGATCAAAAACGAGCAGTCCCTACCAGCTCAGTTTCGCGGAAAGCGCAAAGGCCTTGAAATCAACCTTCCACGCATCGAAAGAGCCGAAGTGACGGACGATGGCCGCGAGCACTTCCGGACCTTTTGAGGGGTCGCCATCACCGCCGAGGTCATTCCAGTACACATCGTGCAGTAGTGCGCCGGAGTGGTTCCAGGTTAGCGTCGTTTGAGTTCTCCGATTTCGCGTCGTTGCCGTTTACAGCGCCGTGATCCGCTGTTTCGAGTCCCTGTGCAATGGCTTTCCGGGATGCGACGTATCTGTTGTTACGCCTGTTGCAGTGCCAGTCGGAGGTCTCCGGGGAGAGCACACCCTAGGGCAGCGGCTGCGCTTCCTCCTCCGTACAGGGTCTGAGATTGAACGCCCATTCGTACGCCATCATGTACTCTTCTCATTGTTCATCAGGATGTGCCGGGTCGGCTGTTTCCATATAAGACAAGCGGTACGTGATTAGTTTACAAATAGTACAAAAAAAGCGCCACCGCATTTTGCAGTGGCGCGGGGATTCCGGTATCGGGCGGGCTCAGACGCCGAACGAGGATCCGCAGCCGCACGTGCGTACGGCATTGGGATTATTGAAGACGAAGCCCCTGCCCTGCAGACCATCGGTATAGTCCAGTTCGGTGCCATCGAGATAATACAGGCTCTTTGCGTCGACGACAAGCTTGACGCCCTGAATCTCCAGCAACTCATCGGAGTCGCGGAAATCTCCGTCAAAGCCGAGAGAATACGAAAGGCCGGAACATCCGCCTCCTTTGACGCCGATGCGCAGGCGATATTCGTCCGGGATGGCGTTCTCCTGGCGAATGTTGGTGATCTCCGCGACGGCTTTTTCGGTAAGAGTGATCTCGCCGATGTGTTCTTCTATGTGTTCTGACATGTCGGGCTCCTGACTGGCTGAGTGCGATAACGTGTGTTTATCTGTTGCTTGTTCTTCGTGCTTGCTACGCAGCTGCTTCCTTCGATGCTGCCGCCTCTTTCACCACGCGCGGACGAAGGTAACGCTCGTGATGCAGAATCCAGGTATTGCGGGAGTGCGGACGAAGTATGCTACGCTGCTCCAGGTCTGCGATAACCTGCCGGGCGATGTCATCAGCCTTCCGCGTACCGACGTCCACGCCCTCTTTCGCCCTGAAGTAATCGCGGACACCGTACTGAAAATCCCGGTAAAAAATGTTGCTCAGGTGAAATACAGGAAATCCGTGTTCCCGCATGAAATCGAGAAGTTCAGTATCCCGGCCGATGATGTTCTGCATGTACAATACTCCTGACATAAAATTCAATCCGTAATATACAAAACACGGAGTCAAAATTTGTGGTTCCTCCTCAGAACGTCCTTCCCGGGAGCACCTCGAGGGGATTGTCCGCACGGCGAGGGCTTGAGCCGCAGAGGAGCTACGCTCCGCATCGTCCATATTCCAGAGGTTTTTCCGGATTGAATGACAGGCAGGGATTCCGTAACTTGTTGTTTTGTCTCACGTGCGCGAACGTCGGTGAACATTTCGGTATTCGTCTCCGGTAGAGGATCCAACCTGCGGGCCATTCACGCGGCTGTACAGCGGGGCGAGCTCGATGCACGGCTGCGTCTGGTCATTTCCAACAGATCGGACTCCCCTGCTCTCGATTTCGGGCGGACTATCGGCGCACAGACGACATCATTGGCCGACACCGCACCCGGGAGTGAAGAAGAGACCGCCCGAATACTGGACGTGCTTCGACAGGTCGAGACGGAGTTTATCGTTCTTGCCGGTTACATGAGAATGATTCCGGAGAAGGTGGTGAAGCAATACCACCAGCGCATTGTGAACATTCATCCCGCTCTTCTGCCTTCGTTCGGAGGGAAAGGGATGTATGGGCACAAGGTTCACGAAGCCGTTCTCGCTGCCGGAGTGAAAGTCTCGGGCGCAACCGTACACCTGGTAAATGAGGAGTATGACCGCGGTCCCATCGTCATGCAACAGTGCGTTCCGGTGCTGGATAGCGATACACCCGAAACACTAGCGGCCCGGGTACTCGAAGTGGAACACGCGCTGTACTCCCGCGCCCTACAATTGCTCATCTCCGGTCGCATCCGGATCACAGAAAACAGAACCTTTATCCAATGAATGCACTTCCTATCAGACGCGCACTTATCAGTGTCTACGACAAAAGCGGCATAGTCGGCTTTGCCCGCGCGTTACAGGCCGCAGGGATCGAAATTCTCTCCACAGGCGGTACCGCCCAAATGCTGCAGGAGTACGGCATCGCCGTAACGCTTGTACAGGACGTCACAGGCTTTCCTGAAATGCTCGATGGCCGCGTCAAGACGTTGCACCCCGCGATTCATGCCGGATTGCTGGCACGTCGCGACCGCCCTGACCATCTCGCCGTAATCGCCGAGCACGGTATCGTACCGATCGATCTCGTCGTCATCAACCTCTATCCGTTTTCGAAGACGGTGGACTCCGGAGCCCGCGAGGAAGAATGCATCGAACAGATAGACATCGGTGGTCCGGCGATGATACGGTCCGCTTCCAAGAACCATGCCGCTGTGACCGTGGTGTGCGATCCGGAGGATTATGACACCGTCCTGCGCGCAGTTACCGAGCATGGGACCACCACGCTGTCCATGCGCAGGGAACTTGCGGGAAAGGCCTTCGCGCATACCGCTCACTACGATCACGCGATCGCATCCTGGCTTGAACGCGGCAGCGACCACACCGCAGCACTCCCGACACGGCTGCTCATCTCGGCGGAGAAGGTGGCTGATCTTCGCTACGGAGAGAATCCGCATCAGCCGGCTGCGCTGTACGGCGGTTTCTTCGACGATTTTGTCAAATTGCATGGGAAAGAGCTCTCCTATAACAATATCGTGGACATCGAAGCGGCGTCGCATTTGTGCGACGAATTCGACGCCGCGGCCGCCGTTATCGTCAAGCACACAAATCCATGCGGCTGCGCGACGGCCTCTTCCCTGCTTGCCGCATGGCACGATGCTCTGGCCACGGATCCCGTATCCGCTTACGGCGGTATTGTCGCCTTCAATCGCGAAGTGGACGTGCAAACCGCCGAGGCGCTCAATCAGCTGTTCACGGAAGTGGTGATCGCGCCCGCGTTCGCATCCGACGCTCTCGACATCCTTCAACGCAAACGTGACCGTCGTCTGATCAAGAAAATCGTTCACGACCAAGCCAGTCCCGGAGTGCAGGTAAAATCCATTCGAAATGGTTATCTTTGTCAGCTGGACGATACGGCCCCGATTCAGGAAACGGAATGGAAGGTCGTGACCATGCGTACGCCGGATGCAGCCGAATTTGCCGCACTGCGCTTTGCCTGGAGAGTCGCCCGGCACGTGAAATCGAATGCCATCGTCTACGCCAGGGATAGCAGGACACTGGGCATTGGCGCGGGACAAATGTCGCGCGTCGATTCCAGCAGAATTGCTGTTTCAAAGGCCGGAAACGCCGGACTTGAACTCACTGCTTCGGTCGTCGCTTCCGACGCGTTTTTTCCTTTCGCAGACGGCCTGCTGGAAGCCGTGCACGCCGGAGCCACCGCGGTCATTCAGCCCGGAGGCTCGGTGCGCGATCAGGAAGTCATTGAAGCAGCGGATGCGCACAACATAGCGATGGTGTTCACCGGTACTCGTCATTTCAAGCATTGATGCAAAAAATACTATGGGCCTGTTCAGTCTTTTCGCCAACGATATAGCAATCGACCTCGGCACCGCCAACACCCTGATCTGGGTTAAAGGAAAAGGCGTCGTTCTCAGTGAACCATCGATTGTAGCGTTCGATAAAAACACAAAAAAAATTATCGCTATCGGCAACGATGCCCGGGAGATGCAGGGGAAAACCCACCGCGAGCTGCAGGTGGTGCGACCCATGCGTGATGGGGTGATCGCCGATTTCGAAATCGCCGAGGGCATGCTTCGTGCCTTTATCAAGAAAATCATGAATAGCTGGGTGCCCTCCCGTCGCATCGTGATCTCCGTCCCAAGTGGTATCACGGAAGTGGAGAAACGGGCCGTGCGCGACAGCGCAGAGCACGCAGGGGCCAAAGAGGTCTATCTCGTCGCCGAACCCATGGCCGCCGCCATCGGTATCGGACTCAATGTGGATGCTCCTGTTGGCGACATGATTATCGATATCGGTGGCGGTACCACAGAAATTGCCGTGATCGCCCTGTCGGGAATCGTACAGGAAGAATCCATTCGCATCGCAGGCGACGAGCTGAACAGCGCCATCATTCAACACTTCAAAAAAAGTCATAACCTGCTGATCGGCGAGCGCACCGCGGAGATCATCAAATGTGAAGTCGGCTCGGCGACGCCGCTGAAACAGGAACTGGTAGTCCGCGTCAAGGGCCGCGATCTGATCGGCGGCCTGCCGACGACTGTAGAGGCCTCCTCCGTCGAAATCCGCGAAGCGCTTGCGGAACCGATCACCGCCATCGTGGAAGCGGTGAAGGTGACGCTTGAACGCACCCCTCCCGAACTCGCGGCTGACATTCTCGACCGCGGTATCATGCTTACCGGTGGCGGTGCGTTGCTCAAGGGCCTCGATGCCCGCATCAGAAAAGAGACGAATCTTCCAGTGCACGTCGCAGAGGATCCCCTCACCGCCGTCGTGCGTGGCACGGGCGCCATCATGGAGAACCTTCATCATTACAGCAAGGTCATCCTCAAGGGGAAGAAGTACTGATTTTGAACGGACTGGATGAGCGCCATGCAGCTTTTCCTCGCATTCATCAGAATCTTCCGGGAATACATCGTGCTCGTCATTCTGGCGGCACTGTCCCTGCTGCTCATGACGAACAGCAGCAGCGCGCCTGTCCGCGTCTTCCGTTCCGTGAGCATAATCTTTTTTGCGACGCTGCAGAGCGGCTCCACGTGGGCCGCTGAAGTCATTTCCCCTCGCACCGACGAGAATACGCTCCGCGACGTCAACGTGGGCTTGCTCGAAGAAGTGATGCGCCTTCGTGGATTGCAGCAGGAGAACATCGAACTCCGCCGCAGCATCGGTCTGCGTGAACGAACCCCCTATCCGCTCGTGACAGCGGAAATCGTGGGAAAGAACCTCGCTCTCGGCCAGAACATGATCACGCTCGACGTCGGCGAAGACGATAGCGTGCGTGTGAATATGCCCATTATAAGTGAAACGGGTCTCGTCGGGAAAATCGTCGCGACAAGCAATCGCTATGCGATCGGGATGCTCGCTCTGCACCGTGACTTCCGCACGCCGGCAAAAATCAAGCGTTCGCGCGTGGACGGCATCATCGCATATCACTCCGGTTCCAGACTCAGACTGCAAAACATCTGGAAAACCGCTGATGTGATCAAGGGGGATACCATCGTCACGTCTGAATACAGCAACGTTTTTCCACCCGAAATCCTTATTGGTGTTGTTACGAGCATAGGACCCGGCGAGGGCGGTTTATTCAGTCAGATCGAGGTGCAGCCCCTCGCGGCATTCTCTTCTCTTGAACGCGTGTTCGTCGTATTGCGGAAGAGCAATGAAGAGCGCAACAGACTGGAGCGGACAAACGTCGCCGGCGAGGAAAGCCCATGAACAGCGAAGTCCGTTTTCACGTGTGGGCCGCAGGCAGTATGCTCGGTTTGGCAGCGCTCCAGGTTGCCCTCGGGAGTCTTATGGACATTGGCGGCGTGATACCGGCCTTCCTCCTCATAGGGGTGCTGTTCCTGTCTCAACTCCGCGGTCAACTCGCAGCGATGCTGCACGGATTTCCGGCAGGAATTCTGGTGGATCTGTATGCCGGTGAGCTTGTCGGGATAACCGCGCTCGCCTTGATTATCGCCGGATTTGCCATCGGCTATACGTATGACCAGGAGCGCCGCGAACGCGTCATCCGTTCTCCGCGCATGGTTCTGTTGATCGCCGCCGGGGCGTTGCTCTATCACTCGGTGTATGTGTTCTCGTATATCCGAAGCCTCGATGTCGATTTCCTGGCGTTGCTGCTCGCACAAACGATCGGCGGAACCGTGTATACCACAATTCTTGGGAGCATTCTGGTACTGATTCTCGCGCGTACGACCCGAAAGATCATGGTGGAGTAACAGTAATGATGGAGAATCTGGAATTCGCGGGGCGCAGACGTGCGTATATTCTCGGCGGCCTGATCGTCTTCTCACTGGCGCTGCTGGTGATACGTTTGGTGGATCTCCAGTTCTTGCAGTATGAGAGCTTCCGCTCCACTGCGGAAAAAAACTCCATCAGGCAACAACCAAAGAGTCCGTTACGCGGGAATATGTATGATCGTGATGGTGCGCTGATTGTCGAAAACAACCCCAGCTACACCCTGACAATCACCCCCTTCGAATTTCAATGGCACACACTGCCACTCCTCGTGCGTCTCTTTGACGTGGACACGAATCTTGTCCGCTACCGCGTGACACGGGCCGGCATCAATTCCTTTGATCCGGTGAAAATACTCCCGAATCTGAGCTTCGCACAGGTCAGCCTGCTCGAGGAGAACAGGACACTCCTCCCGGGGGTCGGATTTCTGATCGAAAGTACGCGTCGGTACAATCTCGACGCGCGCATGGCACACCTGCTCGGCTATACGAAGGAAATCTCCCCGACACTTCTGCGAACGCTGGGCGAGTATTATCAGCCGGGCGATATTGTCGGCTTCAACGGCATAGAGGCGTACTACGAACCCATTCTTCGCGGACGGAAAGGGTATGGCTATCACACGGTGAACGCCATGGGAAGAGTGGTGGAAAGCTTCGAACACGGTCGCTCCGATATTCCCGCCCGTGAAGGAGCGGACCTCTTCCTCTCGATTGATCAGCAATTGCAGCGCTACGGCGAGCAAATCATGCGAAATCGGCGCGGCGCCATCGTCGCCATGGACCCGCGTAACGGGGAGGTTCTTGCCTTCGTCAGCGCACCCGATTACGACCTGAATGACCTCAGCGGAAAAATCAGCCCGGAAGTCTGGAACGGACTTATCGGAAACCCTGCCAAGCCCATGTACAATCGATGTTCCATGGCTGCATATCCGCCCGGCTCCACATTCAAGATGCTCGTCGCCGTTGCGGCATTGCAGGAAGGCATTATTGATCCGGACACGAAAATTCACTGCCCCGGTTCCTACCCGCTCGCAGGCAAGGATTTCCGTTGCCATGGTGCGCATGGGAATGTCGGCGTGGTAGCCGCTCTGGAGTATTCCTGCAATGTGTTTTTCTACAAACTGATCTTCAAGCTGGGTTTCGCGAATCTTCAGAAATACGGGGCACTGTTTCATTTCGGCAGACCCACCGGCATGGACATCAGCAATGAGTCCGCCGGTATCGTCCCGAGCGAAGAATACTACAACCGGCGCTACGGCACCCGATGGAATATCGGCTATCTCGTGAATCTCGGCATTGGTCAGGGTGAAGTCAACACCACCCCTCTGCAGATGGCTGCCTATACCGCGGCGATCGCAAACGGCGGGACCTACTACACACCGCACGCCGTACGGAAGGTTCGCGACAGATTTCGTAACCAGACCACCGATATACCGGTGAAATCGGAGAAGCTGCCGATCTCACGTGAAGCGATGTCCGTTATCCAGCGCGGTATGTTGCGCGTCGTCCATGGAGGAGGGACAGGGTACGCGGCGAGAGTGTCGGGAGTCCGTGTGGCCGGAAAAACAGGTACCGCGCAAAATCCTCCGAATCCGGATCACGCATGGTTCGTCGGCTACGCTCCGTTCGAGGAGCCGACAATCGCCGTCGCTGTCATCGTCGAGAACGGGGGTTTCGGGGGATCCACCGCCGCGCCCATCGCCGCTGCGATGATACGGCAATATCTTTATCCCCAGAGACGCGAGGCATCAAGCGTGCGCGACAGCACCGAGGTCGCTCCGGCAGTTGAAATCCCGGTTGTGCATCCTTCACATCCAGTGGCTGATTGATGAAGGGACGCGGCATTTCTCCTTACGTACGACGCCTGGACTGGATGATTCTTGCACCGGTCCTCCTCCTCGTCGCTTTCGGTCTGCTCGCGATCTTCAGCGCTACGCACAACGCCGAACTGATCGTGAAATTCCAGAAACAGATTTTCTGGGCCGCATTGGGTATACTGTCGCTGTTGCTCGTCTTACTGGCACCCCCACGATTCTTTCATTACAGCGCATATCTGCTGTATGGGGCAGCATTGCTCCTGTTATCCCTCGTGCTCGTGTTCGGCCATACCGTATCCGGTAACGCCGGCTGGTTCGGCATCGGCGGCTTCGGGGTGCAGCCTTCGGAGTTCGCGAAAATCGCCACCATCCTTGCACTGGCGCGCTATCTGTCGGATCGGACGACAAGCTTACGTTCCTTACCGGATATCGGCAAGGCGATCGGCATTGTCGCATTGCCCTGGCTCCTCATCTTCATGCAGCCGGATTTCGGGACAGGATTGGTGTACTGGGTATTTTTTATTTCGATGCTGTTCTGGTCCGGAGCGGAGATGCTGCTGCTCATCGTCATGCTCTCACCGGTTCTCGTGGCGGTGCTGGCGATCATCGATCTGTGGTACTTCATACTTGCCACACTGGTCGTGGCAGGACTGTATTACATCGTGCGAAGGAACCTCGGTTTCGCGCTCATTTTCTTCGCCTTCAATCTTTCGATCGGTTTTGGTGTACAATACGCATACGAGCACCTACCTGCATATCAGAAGGCGCGCATTGCCGTATTCATTGACCCCTCACAAGCCCCGCTCTCGGCAGGGTGGAACGTCATACAGTCCAAAGTCGCGGTCGGCTCGGGAGGACTCTTCGGCAAAGGATACTTGCAGGGGACACAGACACAGCTCCGCTTCGTACCGGAGCAGTGGACCGATTTCATTTTCTGCGTTCCCGCAGAGGAATTCGGTTTCATTGGCGCCGTCATCATCCTCCTTCTCTATGGCCTCCTCTTTATCCGCGGTCTGGTTATAGCAAAGAATCTGGAATTGCGCTTTGCCAGCCTTGTTGTCGCCGGGCTGGTTGCCATGCTTGCCTTTCACGTGGTCGTGAGCATTGGCATGAGTCTTGGAACAATCCCCGTCATAGGCATCCCGCTCCCCTTCATGAGTTACGGCGGGTCCTTTTTCATCACATCCATGGTTGCTATCGGGATAATACTCCACGCCTGGATGTACAGAACAGGGATGGAGTAGACGACAGGCAGGTGTCGGAACGACGTACGTCATGTAGAAACTGCGAGCGAGGCAGGTACACCGTGCGACCCTCACCCGACAGAGGGTTTGCGTATCCTGTTCTTCCTCGGTACTTTAGTAAGATTACGGATGTGCAGGCACGTATGTCCGTCGTTATGCACCGATGCAGAGGATACACCACTTCTCAAATCGCCAGATCGTGACAATAATCCCGAATTCACAAGTGTTATACACACGCATCTCAGATTCAGAACGCCAGGTAACGGAGTATTATCATGCCTGAAGAACAGATCTCGTTAAAAGATCTCGAACAAGAAATGTCTATCGCAGCACCGCAGGAAACCGCGCGCATTGATTACGTGGGACTCGTCGGCGGCGGAGTCATGGGCCGTGGCCTCGCCCATACACTTTCCGCGCAGGGTCTGAACGTCCTCATCGTCGAGCGGGACGAGGAACGTGCACAACTGTGCCTCGACGGCCTCGCCGAAAATATGGATCGTGAAATCCAGCGTTGGAGCATGACGTCCAGTGAAAAACGCGCCCTGCTCAGCCGAATCAAAGTCACTACCGACATCACCGAAGTATCGCATACCGATTTTGTGATGGAAGTGGTGGATGAGCAATTCGATCTCAAGCAGGAATTACTCCTGAAACTCGACAAATTGTGTTCGCCGGGCACCATCATCGCGTCGAACA
Proteins encoded in this region:
- the xerD gene encoding site-specific tyrosine recombinase XerD, with translation MPSFASVLTAFKTYIALERGFASNSIDGYMRDIVRYTQWMADQGGIDNPGHISMTDVTRYLKLLADTGLAAASLSRTISTIRHFHRFLLDEGYAQTNAAELIDTPALTRHLPMVLTQDEMLRILEQPDTSTTLGTRDKALLEMLYATGMRVSELISLAFEHFLLPEALIRILGKGGKERIVPVGREAIERTQRYITHVRPRLSRRDKPTTVIFLNHRGGPLTRMSILNFVKKYALSAGIATDVHPHTFRHSFATHLLEGGADLRSVQEMLGHSDISTTQIYTHIDRDYLKEVHTTYHPRA
- the tmk gene encoding dTMP kinase, whose amino-acid sequence is MFISFEGIDFCGKTTQIERLASIMEKRGERCLLVREPGGTVLSEQIRAMLLDKGHIAMHAVTELLLFSAARSQLVQEIIIPALQRGEHVIADRFFDSTTAYQGFGRGLDIERILSLHDTAAHGIIPDRTLFIDISVEESFRRRVADGRATDRMEQADFTFFERVRNGYHALARRYPGRITLLDGMQSIDAIAHRIESLLSSPEKDAMQ
- a CDS encoding S41 family peptidase; this translates as MIRNIFMHRLGITALALGVAAFLLAAGDADLQRLLRGQELIVTMYRLILSDHVEEIPPDDLLEAATKGMFSAIDPYAEFIEERGSAEMDILNRGSYGGLGIKVLTWNNKHYVSFVYDAVRTLTELRPGDMIVQVDSIRLLNGSARDMRELLRGTPGTPVSIRIVRPGTSDTLTINTMRRSVEVTPLAYAELLDNEIAYVKLARFSRFAADSLRTTLRGMMREKPLKGVILDLRDNPGGLLESAVAVVSLFVPPGQPVVSMRGRDPSKERHYASLPSPIAENIPIAVLVNKRSASASEIVAGAIQDLDRGIVLGNRTFGKGLVQNILQMNYRTSLKLTTAKYYLPSGRCIQRFQYVGGKAVTAEGIDSIGATFRTLKLARTVRQSTGIVPDLSVPDDSLQGPLRCLNTAHAVFFFVSDYLNTHARALPQGEAALQREFSGWLARNDHCLDTELQDQYSALLQHAEQYHVDKAALNALRALEGRLVVDSDLVVRKYWKWLKREIELEFALQSSGERAQIVRALQDDQLAQTARALLRDDKRFHATLKSGPEY
- a CDS encoding Fe-Mn family superoxide dismutase, with protein sequence MYWNDLGGDGDPSKGPEVLAAIVRHFGSFDAWKVDFKAFALSAKLSW
- a CDS encoding iron-sulfur cluster assembly accessory protein, which produces MSEHIEEHIGEITLTEKAVAEITNIRQENAIPDEYRLRIGVKGGGCSGLSYSLGFDGDFRDSDELLEIQGVKLVVDAKSLYYLDGTELDYTDGLQGRGFVFNNPNAVRTCGCGSSFGV
- the purN gene encoding phosphoribosylglycinamide formyltransferase is translated as MNISVFVSGRGSNLRAIHAAVQRGELDARLRLVISNRSDSPALDFGRTIGAQTTSLADTAPGSEEETARILDVLRQVETEFIVLAGYMRMIPEKVVKQYHQRIVNIHPALLPSFGGKGMYGHKVHEAVLAAGVKVSGATVHLVNEEYDRGPIVMQQCVPVLDSDTPETLAARVLEVEHALYSRALQLLISGRIRITENRTFIQ